The following are from one region of the Sphingomonas oryzagri genome:
- a CDS encoding porin, with translation MKAYRTRLKAAVALACLLGAAGPALADTTDDLLLALKNKGILSDAEYQQLLARKQAEPAPAPVAAASPQAESAQQSAAGALDMSHYVKMADKGVGLQIGDVNLTFSGSVNGFYTHDSGASATANHTVAGGLASVGPKSSAVRNGLLPGFLKIEVTTQQAGWDVGAHFGFYPGINSVTAVGGANSAGNPVALGTSGIDFRQTYLTFGRTNIGEFKIGRDIGLFGSDAILNDITLLSVGSTGGNAAPSNTSLGRIGIGYIYTDFQPQITYTSPKFAGFQASLGVFQPLVTIGRSEVNKNPGFQGKLTYDWKGDSFGVHAWAGGITQKHNSTDLLPGYTGSAFDVGAKLTYGGASLLGYFYDGKGVGTTGLFILSTDALGNRRKSNGYYIQGTYTIGKFTLGGSYGASFLKMTGAEKADRDAGAPAGLYDPTLLDRNSSWVGQGRYGLTPWVTLIGEYINTKSKAQGGNHATSDTVAAGAILFF, from the coding sequence ATGAAAGCATATCGGACGCGGCTGAAGGCCGCGGTCGCCCTCGCTTGCCTGCTCGGCGCGGCTGGCCCCGCGCTCGCCGACACGACCGACGACCTGCTGCTCGCGCTCAAGAACAAGGGCATCCTGAGCGACGCCGAATATCAGCAGCTCCTCGCCCGCAAGCAGGCAGAACCCGCCCCCGCGCCCGTCGCCGCCGCTTCTCCGCAGGCCGAATCCGCGCAGCAATCCGCAGCCGGCGCACTCGACATGAGCCACTATGTCAAGATGGCGGACAAGGGCGTCGGTCTGCAGATCGGCGACGTGAACCTCACCTTCTCCGGCTCGGTCAACGGCTTCTACACGCATGACAGCGGCGCTTCCGCGACGGCCAATCACACCGTCGCTGGCGGCCTCGCCAGCGTCGGGCCGAAGAGCTCGGCGGTGCGCAACGGCCTGCTTCCCGGCTTCCTGAAAATCGAGGTGACCACCCAGCAGGCCGGTTGGGATGTCGGCGCGCACTTCGGCTTCTATCCGGGCATCAACAGCGTAACCGCCGTCGGCGGCGCCAATTCCGCCGGCAACCCTGTCGCGCTCGGTACGTCGGGCATCGATTTCCGCCAGACCTATCTGACATTCGGGCGCACCAATATCGGCGAGTTCAAGATCGGCCGCGACATCGGCCTGTTCGGATCCGACGCGATCCTGAACGACATCACTTTGCTCTCGGTCGGTTCGACCGGCGGCAACGCGGCGCCGTCCAACACCTCGCTCGGCCGCATCGGCATCGGCTATATCTACACCGACTTCCAGCCGCAGATCACCTACACCTCGCCCAAGTTCGCGGGCTTCCAGGCCTCGCTGGGCGTGTTCCAGCCGCTCGTCACGATCGGTCGCAGCGAGGTCAACAAGAATCCCGGCTTCCAGGGCAAGCTGACCTACGACTGGAAGGGCGACAGCTTCGGCGTACACGCCTGGGCCGGCGGCATCACCCAGAAGCACAATTCGACCGATCTGCTGCCGGGCTACACCGGTTCCGCCTTCGATGTCGGCGCCAAGCTGACCTACGGCGGCGCCAGCCTGCTCGGCTATTTCTACGACGGCAAGGGCGTCGGCACGACCGGCCTGTTCATCCTTTCGACCGATGCGCTGGGCAATCGCCGCAAGTCGAACGGCTATTACATCCAGGGCACCTACACGATCGGCAAGTTCACGCTGGGTGGCAGCTACGGCGCGAGCTTCCTCAAGATGACCGGTGCCGAGAAGGCGGATCGCGATGCCGGCGCACCGGCGGGCCTCTACGACCCGACCCTGCTCGATCGCAACTCCAGCTGGGTGGGCCAGGGCCGCTACGGCCTGACGCCGTGGGTCACGCTGATCGGCGAATATATCAATACGAAATCGAAGGCGCAGGGTGGAAACCACGCCACCTCCGACACGGTTGCGGCGGGCGCCATCCTCTTCTTCTGA
- a CDS encoding PQQ-dependent catabolism-associated beta-propeller protein, with the protein MRTIPLLLIALTAAPVSAATVYVSNEKGNTLTVIDAATLKPIASWPVGKRPRGILLSRDGKTIYLCASDENAVQVIDRATGKVLADLPSGEDPEQFTLSPDGRTLYAANERDAAVTAIDIAKKAVAFQIPVGVEPEGMAASPDGKYVLSTSETDSQVHWIDLASKQDVAQTAVGLRPRHAEFTRDGKAVWVSAEIGGTVSVIDVATKQVTDTIAFKPPGVPADKVMPVGVDFAPDGTTALVSLGRANQVAFVDVASRKVTGYVPVGQRVWHLAITPDGTRAFAANGLSNDVSVIDIATRKVIATIPADKAPWGVAIAP; encoded by the coding sequence ATGCGCACCATCCCGCTTCTGCTCATCGCCCTGACCGCCGCGCCTGTGTCCGCCGCGACGGTCTATGTCTCCAACGAGAAGGGTAATACGCTAACCGTGATCGACGCGGCTACGCTGAAGCCGATCGCGAGCTGGCCGGTCGGCAAGCGGCCGCGCGGCATTCTGCTGTCGAGGGACGGCAAGACGATCTACCTCTGCGCCAGCGACGAGAATGCGGTGCAGGTGATTGATCGCGCCACGGGCAAGGTGCTGGCCGACCTGCCATCCGGCGAGGACCCCGAACAGTTCACGCTCTCGCCCGACGGCCGCACGCTCTATGCCGCCAACGAGCGCGACGCCGCCGTCACCGCGATCGACATCGCGAAGAAGGCGGTGGCCTTCCAGATTCCTGTGGGCGTCGAGCCGGAGGGCATGGCCGCATCGCCCGACGGCAAATACGTGCTCTCCACCTCCGAGACCGACAGCCAGGTCCACTGGATCGATCTCGCGAGCAAGCAGGACGTCGCGCAGACCGCCGTCGGCCTCCGCCCCCGCCATGCCGAGTTCACCCGCGATGGCAAGGCGGTATGGGTCTCGGCCGAGATCGGTGGCACGGTAAGCGTGATCGACGTCGCGACCAAGCAGGTGACCGACACGATCGCGTTCAAGCCGCCCGGCGTGCCCGCAGACAAGGTGATGCCGGTCGGCGTCGATTTCGCGCCCGACGGCACCACCGCGCTCGTCTCGCTCGGCCGCGCCAACCAGGTCGCCTTCGTCGACGTCGCGTCGCGCAAGGTGACGGGTTACGTGCCCGTCGGCCAGCGCGTCTGGCATCTGGCGATCACGCCCGACGGCACCCGCGCTTTCGCCGCCAACGGCCTGAGCAACGATGTCTCGGTGATCGATATCGCGACGCGCAAGGTGATCGCCACCATCCCGGCCGACAAGGCACCATGGGGCGTGGCGATCGCGCCGTAA
- the pedF gene encoding cytochrome c-550 PedF — MATAALLMVGSISGSVFAHGNVTPQPVDTSALPDVPGGNDNWITKNPYRADPAVYAKAQEIGESGYGQNCARCHGLEAISGGIAPDLRYLDVKEDGDEWFINRCHHGSVRDGKVYMPPEGEILGQKACWAIRSWLDKVHTDS, encoded by the coding sequence ATGGCCACCGCCGCCCTGCTGATGGTCGGTTCGATCTCCGGCAGCGTGTTCGCCCATGGCAACGTCACCCCCCAGCCGGTCGATACCTCGGCGCTGCCGGACGTGCCGGGCGGCAACGACAACTGGATCACCAAGAATCCCTATCGCGCGGATCCCGCCGTCTACGCCAAGGCGCAGGAGATCGGCGAGAGCGGCTACGGCCAGAATTGCGCGCGCTGCCACGGTCTGGAGGCGATTTCGGGCGGCATCGCGCCCGATCTGCGCTATCTCGACGTCAAGGAGGATGGCGACGAGTGGTTCATCAACCGCTGCCACCACGGATCGGTCCGCGACGGCAAGGTCTATATGCCGCCGGAGGGCGAGATCCTCGGCCAGAAGGCCTGCTGGGCGATCCGCTCCTGGCTCGACAAAGTCCATACGGACAGCTGA
- a CDS encoding substrate-binding periplasmic protein yields the protein MSIGRRQALSLIGGGAAFALAPRAGAAPLDTVIRNGFLSVAVYRDFEPWSWRDAEGLKGIDVEIGELLASALALRVSYLELIPGDDVAADLRNAVWRGSLTGLAPADVMMHIPVDRQLALANDRAVIVGAYYRESFAMACNRERSPDCEAMPPAFKGRPLAAEIDTIPDFYLSSVSGGVLRGDVHHYPTGTAAVAAVAGDKADAVVATRAQIEHGLLAAKDRLVQRKGPLPMMMSPGWNVGIAVKDNSRDLGDKLESVLAQLVANGKVPAIFERYGVVYRPPVEA from the coding sequence ATGAGCATCGGGCGCAGACAGGCGCTGTCGCTGATCGGCGGGGGGGCGGCATTTGCGCTCGCCCCTCGCGCCGGCGCGGCGCCGCTCGATACCGTCATCAGGAACGGCTTCCTCTCGGTCGCGGTCTATCGCGATTTCGAGCCATGGTCGTGGCGCGACGCGGAGGGCCTCAAGGGCATCGACGTCGAGATCGGCGAACTGCTCGCCTCCGCGCTGGCGCTGCGCGTCTCCTATCTGGAGCTGATCCCCGGCGACGATGTCGCGGCCGACCTGCGCAATGCGGTGTGGCGCGGGTCGCTGACCGGCCTTGCGCCCGCCGACGTGATGATGCACATCCCGGTCGATCGCCAGTTGGCGCTCGCCAACGATCGCGCTGTGATCGTCGGGGCCTATTATCGCGAGAGCTTCGCCATGGCCTGCAATCGCGAGCGATCGCCCGATTGCGAGGCGATGCCGCCCGCCTTCAAGGGCCGCCCACTCGCCGCCGAGATCGATACGATCCCCGATTTCTACCTCTCGTCGGTATCGGGCGGGGTGCTGCGCGGCGACGTGCATCATTATCCCACCGGCACCGCCGCCGTCGCCGCCGTGGCGGGCGACAAGGCCGATGCGGTGGTCGCCACGCGCGCGCAGATCGAACATGGTCTCCTCGCCGCGAAGGACCGGCTGGTCCAGCGCAAGGGGCCGCTGCCGATGATGATGTCGCCCGGCTGGAATGTCGGCATCGCGGTGAAGGACAATAGCCGCGATCTCGGCGACAAGCTCGAGTCGGTGCTTGCCCAGCTCGTCGCCAACGGCAAGGTGCCGGCGATCTTCGAGCGCTATGGCGTCGTCTACCGCCCGCCCGTCGAGGCCTGA
- a CDS encoding methanol/ethanol family PQQ-dependent dehydrogenase: protein MKRFSTIVALGAIAIAQVGPALAQQAGGPTDADLMASATNTKAVLTNGMGPQAQRFSTLDQINTQTVSHLVPAFSSSLGGEKQRGQESQPIVYDGTIYVTGSYSRLFAFDAKTGEEKWQYDARLPDGIMPCCDVVNRGAAIYGDKIIFATLDAHLVALNRETGKVIWNKKCADYEAGYSMTAAPLIVKGKVIYGNSGGEFGIIGRVEARDVNTGELIWSRPTIEGNMGQLNGKDSTMTGKLNASWPGDQWKTGGGAPWLGGTYDPETNLLFFGTGNPAPWNSHLRPGDNLYTSSTLALDPDTGEIKWHYQYTPHDGWDFDGVNEFIPFDAMVKGKMMKLGAQANRNGFFFVLDRTNGKFISATPFATKTTWASGYTKAGRPIFIDANRPGAPTTTKGSSVFSAPAFLGAKNWMPMAYSKQTGLFYVPSNEWGMDIWNEPIAYKKGAAYLGAGFTIKPLYQDYIGALKAVDPATGKIVWEYKNKAPLWGGVLSTAGGLVFTGTPEGYLKAFDAKTGQELWKFNTGSGVVGSPVTWEQDGEQYIAVMSGWGGAVPLWGGEVAKAVQHINQGGSLWVFKLPKA from the coding sequence ATGAAGCGTTTTTCCACCATCGTCGCGCTGGGAGCGATCGCGATCGCGCAGGTCGGCCCGGCGCTCGCTCAGCAGGCCGGCGGCCCGACCGACGCGGACCTGATGGCGTCTGCCACCAACACCAAGGCGGTGCTGACCAATGGCATGGGGCCGCAGGCGCAACGCTTCAGCACGCTCGACCAGATCAACACGCAGACCGTGTCGCATCTGGTTCCGGCCTTCTCCTCCTCGCTCGGCGGCGAGAAACAGCGCGGGCAGGAAAGTCAGCCGATCGTCTATGACGGCACCATCTACGTCACCGGCTCCTACAGCCGCCTCTTCGCTTTCGACGCCAAGACCGGCGAAGAGAAGTGGCAATATGACGCGCGCCTGCCCGACGGCATCATGCCCTGCTGCGACGTGGTGAACCGTGGCGCCGCGATCTATGGCGACAAGATCATCTTCGCGACGCTCGACGCGCATCTCGTCGCGCTCAACCGCGAGACCGGCAAGGTCATCTGGAACAAGAAGTGCGCGGATTACGAGGCGGGCTATTCGATGACCGCCGCGCCGCTGATCGTGAAGGGCAAGGTGATCTACGGCAATTCGGGTGGCGAGTTCGGCATCATCGGCCGGGTCGAGGCGCGTGACGTCAACACCGGCGAGCTGATCTGGTCCCGCCCGACCATCGAAGGCAATATGGGTCAGCTCAACGGCAAGGATTCCACCATGACCGGCAAGCTCAACGCGAGCTGGCCGGGCGATCAGTGGAAGACCGGCGGCGGCGCCCCCTGGCTCGGCGGCACCTACGATCCCGAGACCAACCTGCTCTTCTTCGGCACCGGCAACCCGGCGCCGTGGAACAGCCACCTGCGTCCCGGCGACAACCTTTACACCTCCTCGACGCTGGCGCTCGATCCCGACACCGGCGAGATCAAGTGGCACTATCAGTATACCCCGCATGACGGCTGGGATTTCGACGGCGTCAACGAATTCATCCCCTTCGACGCGATGGTGAAGGGCAAGATGATGAAGCTTGGCGCGCAGGCCAATCGCAACGGCTTCTTCTTCGTACTCGATCGCACCAACGGCAAGTTCATCTCGGCGACGCCGTTCGCCACCAAGACGACCTGGGCGAGCGGTTACACCAAGGCCGGCCGACCGATCTTCATCGATGCCAACCGCCCCGGCGCGCCGACCACCACCAAGGGGTCCAGCGTGTTCTCGGCACCGGCCTTCCTCGGCGCCAAGAACTGGATGCCGATGGCCTATTCCAAGCAGACCGGGCTGTTCTACGTGCCGTCCAACGAATGGGGCATGGACATCTGGAACGAGCCGATCGCCTACAAGAAGGGCGCGGCCTATCTGGGCGCGGGCTTCACCATCAAGCCGCTCTACCAGGATTATATCGGCGCGCTGAAGGCGGTCGATCCGGCGACCGGCAAGATCGTGTGGGAATATAAGAACAAGGCGCCCTTGTGGGGCGGCGTGCTCTCCACCGCCGGCGGCCTCGTCTTCACCGGCACGCCCGAGGGCTATCTGAAGGCGTTCGACGCCAAGACGGGTCAGGAGCTGTGGAAGTTCAACACCGGATCGGGCGTGGTCGGCTCGCCGGTGACGTGGGAGCAGGATGGCGAGCAGTATATCGCCGTCATGTCCGGCTGGGGCGGCGCCGTCCCGCTGTGGGGCGGCGAGGTCGCCAAGGCGGTGCAACACATCAACCAGGGAGGCTCGCTGTGGGTCTTCAAGCTGCCCAAGGCCTGA
- a CDS encoding response regulator, translated as MGERGVERVLIADDHPLVRDGLRTVISVAFDAAELFEAASLDETIAVIEREGDFDLVMLDVNMPGATGVSGLQMLRHRFPALPVVIVSAATDRGLVSAALAAGASGFIPKSLKRGAIVDALKSVLAGEIYVPEDVALDDRAMDEEREIQSRIDQLTPQQRVVLGLIVEGKLNKQIAYELDVSMTTVKAHVSAILTKLRVFSRTQAVILVNKVGFHGDGAKRH; from the coding sequence ATGGGGGAGAGGGGCGTGGAGCGGGTGTTGATTGCGGACGATCATCCCCTCGTCAGGGATGGTCTCCGCACGGTGATCTCGGTGGCGTTCGACGCCGCCGAGCTGTTCGAGGCCGCCTCCCTCGATGAGACGATCGCGGTGATCGAGCGGGAAGGGGATTTCGATCTCGTCATGCTCGACGTCAACATGCCGGGTGCGACCGGGGTGAGCGGGTTGCAGATGCTGCGCCACCGCTTCCCCGCCCTGCCGGTGGTGATCGTCTCCGCCGCGACCGATCGTGGGCTGGTGAGTGCGGCATTGGCGGCGGGAGCCTCGGGTTTCATTCCCAAGTCGCTGAAGCGCGGTGCGATCGTCGATGCGCTGAAATCCGTGCTGGCGGGCGAGATCTACGTGCCCGAGGATGTCGCGCTGGACGATCGCGCGATGGACGAGGAGCGCGAGATCCAGAGCCGGATCGACCAGCTCACCCCGCAGCAGCGCGTGGTGCTGGGCCTGATCGTCGAGGGCAAGCTCAACAAGCAGATCGCTTATGAGCTGGACGTGTCGATGACGACGGTGAAGGCCCACGTCTCGGCGATCCTCACCAAGCTCCGGGTGTTCAGCCGCACGCAGGCGGTGATCCTGGTCAACAAGGTCGGCTTCCACGGCGACGGCGCGAAGCGGCATTGA
- a CDS encoding hybrid sensor histidine kinase/response regulator: protein MSSRPVFDPRDERIAELEAALAKADRINRVLMDRVERSTDLQGNAFSLFETAIALESKVRDRTSDLERALAELAASNAELGAAKEQADGAERRLRDAIDSINEGFAIFDADDRLILYNATYLGLWPQFADRIRPGVTFADTVRWVSETGSTLGARHAPDHFVSERVARHRIAEGGHVHVLADGRYIQVNELRTSEGGIVGIYTDITDVKAEDARERARQLAEKSALLQATLDNIRLGVCVYDADRRLIAWNGPLLSTIGFPADGLPLVTTHEALVVTCERINGPFGPGRPLDWLPPGSPDVVAERRCSSGRIVEVRRSSMADGGMVMSFEDITERLHSAELMREANETLERRVEERTSDLQREVAERLSAEGAMREAKTAAEEANLSKTRFLAAASHDLLQPLNAARLFVSAIADRRLATPTRALVRQTGSALDSVEDLLEALLEISKLDAGAIVPQPSDFALAELLGSMKAEFAPTARARGLALRIPTSPLWVRSDMRLVRRILQNLVSNALRYTEQGSVELRCRKQGDRVRIEVVDTGIGIAPEHHAVIFEEFRRLDDSGRARGMGLGLAIVQRAARMLDIRIRLKSRPGEGSTFSLSLPTTVAQELRPVPTPGIRRRGSGEQSVLVIDNEAAILEGMAAMLGGWGYPVRGVRDGAEAMAAIGGGFVPDVMIADYHLDNGETGDATVRLVRQALGRQIPAIVITADRTPELRDQLAAEGFDLLNKPVKPAQLRALLSRPVG from the coding sequence ATGAGCAGCCGCCCCGTCTTTGATCCGCGCGACGAGCGCATCGCCGAGCTGGAGGCGGCGCTCGCCAAGGCCGATCGGATCAACCGCGTGCTGATGGATCGCGTCGAGCGATCGACCGACCTGCAGGGCAACGCCTTTTCGCTGTTCGAGACCGCGATCGCGCTAGAAAGCAAGGTGCGCGACCGCACGTCCGACCTGGAACGCGCCCTCGCAGAGCTGGCCGCATCCAATGCCGAACTGGGCGCCGCCAAGGAACAGGCGGATGGCGCCGAACGCCGCCTGCGCGACGCGATCGACAGCATCAACGAGGGGTTCGCGATCTTCGACGCCGACGACCGGCTGATCCTCTACAACGCCACCTACCTCGGCCTCTGGCCGCAATTCGCCGACCGTATCCGGCCCGGCGTCACCTTCGCCGACACGGTGCGCTGGGTGAGCGAGACCGGCAGCACGCTCGGTGCACGCCACGCGCCCGACCATTTCGTATCGGAGCGCGTCGCCCGCCATCGCATCGCCGAGGGCGGCCACGTCCATGTGCTGGCCGACGGCCGCTACATCCAGGTCAACGAGCTGCGCACCTCGGAAGGCGGCATCGTCGGCATCTACACCGACATCACCGACGTGAAGGCGGAGGATGCGCGCGAGCGAGCGCGCCAGCTCGCCGAGAAATCCGCGCTGCTCCAGGCGACGCTGGACAACATCCGACTGGGCGTCTGCGTGTACGATGCCGATCGCCGGCTGATCGCCTGGAACGGCCCGCTGCTTTCCACCATCGGCTTCCCGGCGGACGGCCTGCCGCTGGTGACCACGCACGAGGCGCTGGTCGTCACCTGCGAGCGGATTAACGGTCCGTTCGGCCCCGGCCGCCCGCTCGACTGGCTGCCCCCCGGCTCGCCTGACGTGGTGGCTGAGCGCCGTTGCTCCAGCGGCCGCATCGTGGAGGTGCGTCGCTCCTCGATGGCGGACGGCGGCATGGTGATGAGCTTCGAGGACATCACTGAACGGCTCCACTCGGCCGAACTGATGCGCGAGGCGAACGAAACGCTGGAACGCCGCGTCGAGGAGCGCACCTCCGACCTCCAGCGCGAAGTGGCCGAACGCCTTTCCGCCGAGGGCGCGATGCGCGAGGCCAAAACGGCGGCGGAAGAAGCGAACCTCTCCAAGACGCGATTCCTCGCCGCCGCCAGCCACGATCTGCTGCAACCCTTGAACGCCGCGCGGCTGTTCGTCTCCGCCATCGCCGACCGGCGCCTCGCCACGCCGACGCGCGCGCTGGTACGGCAGACGGGCTCCGCGCTGGATTCGGTCGAGGATCTGCTCGAGGCGCTGCTGGAAATCTCCAAGCTCGATGCCGGCGCGATCGTGCCGCAGCCGTCCGACTTCGCGCTGGCCGAGCTGCTCGGCAGCATGAAGGCCGAATTCGCGCCGACCGCCCGCGCGAGGGGCCTCGCGCTGCGCATCCCGACTTCGCCGCTCTGGGTCCGCTCGGACATGCGGCTGGTGCGGCGCATCCTCCAGAACCTCGTCTCCAATGCATTGCGCTATACCGAGCAGGGTTCGGTCGAGCTGCGCTGCCGGAAACAGGGCGACCGGGTGCGAATCGAGGTGGTCGACACCGGCATCGGCATCGCGCCCGAGCATCACGCCGTCATATTCGAGGAGTTCCGCCGGCTGGACGATAGCGGCCGGGCGCGTGGCATGGGCCTCGGACTCGCCATCGTGCAACGCGCGGCGCGGATGCTCGATATCCGGATCCGGCTGAAGTCGCGCCCCGGCGAGGGTTCGACTTTCAGCCTGTCGCTTCCGACGACCGTCGCGCAGGAACTGCGCCCGGTGCCCACACCCGGCATCCGTCGGCGCGGCAGCGGCGAGCAGTCGGTGCTCGTGATCGACAACGAGGCGGCGATCCTCGAAGGCATGGCCGCGATGCTCGGCGGCTGGGGCTATCCGGTGCGCGGTGTGCGCGACGGTGCCGAGGCGATGGCGGCGATCGGCGGCGGCTTCGTACCGGACGTGATGATCGCCGATTATCATCTCGACAACGGAGAGACGGGCGATGCGACGGTGCGGCTGGTGCGCCAGGCGCTGGGCCGGCAGATCCCGGCGATCGTGATCACCGCTGATCGGACCCCGGAACTGCGCGATCAGCTCGCCGCCGAGGGCTTCGATCTGCTCAACAAGCCGGTGAAGCCGGCGCAGCTCAGGGCGCTGCTGAGCCGGCCGGTGGGGTAA
- a CDS encoding FIST N-terminal domain-containing protein, with protein MERTKDDYKPAVRAASTDLDDPVRAIEALFREMDPPTLAGMVLFCSSRHDLGRLADAIAERSEGMTVIGCTSSGEIAPDGLREGTITAIGFPADDFTFSAVRFEALDRFEAAHAHQVVRGLVADAAERSRHLGPHPSRAAIFLVDGLSHREEMLTVTVQDALGDIPLIGGSSGDGLDFRETFVFHDGAFRRDAALVAVLMSRRRMHVFRSQHYSPGDVKMVVTGANPVERIVHEINAEPAATEYARLAGVSVADLGPEVFASHPPMVRAGGEYYCRSIQSANPDGSLTFYCAIDEGIVLTLGEGHDVMGELETLFAQLDEKVGGIDRILGFDCVLNSVELTQRQVRHEVSKLFARQRVVGFNTYGEQFHALHVNQTFSGLAIGR; from the coding sequence ATGGAGAGGACAAAAGACGACTACAAGCCGGCGGTCCGCGCCGCCTCGACTGATCTCGACGATCCGGTCCGCGCGATCGAAGCACTGTTCCGCGAGATGGACCCCCCGACCCTTGCGGGCATGGTGCTGTTCTGCTCCAGCCGCCACGATCTCGGCCGGCTGGCAGACGCGATCGCCGAACGCAGCGAAGGAATGACAGTCATCGGCTGCACCTCTTCCGGCGAGATCGCGCCCGATGGCCTGCGCGAAGGCACGATCACTGCGATCGGCTTCCCGGCCGACGACTTCACCTTCTCCGCCGTCCGCTTCGAGGCGCTCGACCGGTTCGAGGCGGCGCATGCTCATCAGGTGGTGCGTGGCCTCGTCGCCGATGCGGCGGAACGATCGCGCCATCTCGGCCCCCACCCCAGTCGCGCCGCGATATTCCTGGTCGATGGCCTCTCGCACCGAGAGGAGATGCTGACCGTCACCGTGCAGGATGCGTTGGGCGACATCCCGCTGATCGGCGGTTCTTCCGGCGACGGCCTCGATTTCCGCGAGACCTTCGTTTTCCACGACGGCGCGTTCCGCCGCGACGCCGCGCTGGTCGCGGTGCTGATGTCTCGGCGCAGGATGCACGTCTTCCGCTCGCAGCATTATTCGCCGGGCGACGTGAAGATGGTGGTGACCGGCGCCAACCCGGTCGAGCGGATCGTCCACGAGATCAACGCCGAACCGGCGGCGACCGAATATGCCCGGCTCGCCGGCGTATCCGTCGCCGATCTGGGGCCGGAAGTGTTCGCCTCGCACCCGCCGATGGTGCGTGCCGGCGGCGAATATTATTGCCGCTCGATCCAGTCCGCCAACCCGGACGGCAGCCTTACCTTCTACTGCGCGATCGACGAGGGCATCGTGCTGACGCTGGGCGAAGGCCATGATGTGATGGGCGAGCTGGAAACCCTGTTCGCGCAGCTCGACGAGAAAGTCGGCGGGATCGACCGCATCCTCGGTTTCGACTGCGTGCTCAACTCGGTCGAGCTCACGCAGCGCCAGGTCCGCCACGAAGTCTCGAAGCTGTTCGCGCGGCAGCGGGTGGTGGGCTTCAACACCTATGGCGAGCAGTTTCACGCGCTGCACGTCAACCAGACCTTCTCGGGCCTCGCGATCGGCCGATGA
- a CDS encoding DUF779 domain-containing protein: protein MAPPPRILATPAATAMIAKLEGIHGRLMFHQSGGCCDGSAPMCYPADEFRVGGQDILLGTIADDVPVWIGAAQFEYWRHTQVTIDVVPGRGAGFSLEGPEGVRFIVRSRVFTDAEADALQAAGEPRRGG, encoded by the coding sequence TTGGCGCCACCGCCCCGCATCCTCGCCACCCCCGCCGCGACCGCGATGATCGCGAAGCTGGAGGGCATCCACGGCCGGCTGATGTTCCATCAGTCGGGCGGTTGCTGCGACGGCTCCGCGCCGATGTGCTATCCGGCCGACGAGTTCCGGGTCGGCGGGCAGGACATCCTGCTCGGCACCATCGCCGATGATGTGCCGGTGTGGATCGGTGCCGCCCAGTTCGAATATTGGCGCCACACCCAGGTCACGATCGACGTCGTGCCGGGGCGCGGCGCGGGCTTCTCGCTGGAGGGGCCGGAGGGGGTACGCTTCATCGTGCGCAGCCGGGTCTTCACCGATGCCGAGGCCGACGCGTTGCAAGCCGCCGGCGAGCCGCGGAGGGGCGGCTGA